The genomic window CTTGCAGAACATAGTGGCCAGAAACCGCGGTTTGCGGGTAAATGCAAATGAGGTCAAGAGGCTTAAGAAGAACCGCATCCCCCCGTTGCTCGAAGAAAACGAGGATCTGGCCATGGCCGGCAGGGTCAGCAAGGAGACCATTGATTTTCTCACCCGGATGATCCGGGATATCGAGATTGCGGTTGCCAGGAAGACGAGCCTTAAAGATTCCTACCGGAATCTTCTTACAATCCCTGGAATCGGAAGGATTCTGGCGCTGACCATCATGCTGGAGACCGGGCCGATCGGCCGCTTCCCCAAGGTGGGCAATTATGTCTCCTATTGCCGTAAAGTCGGTTCCAGATGGACCAGCAATGAGAAAGCAAAGGGAAAGGGCAACAAGAAGAACGGCAACAAGTATCTGGCTTGGGCCTTCTCGGAAGCCGCCGAATTGGCAAGACGATTTGATCCGGAATGCAGAAGCTATTACAATCGCAAGATGCATCGGAGCAACTTCCTGGTGGCCCACCAGGCCCTTGCCCACAAACTGGCCAGGGCGGCTTATTATCTCATGAAGGACAACGTTGTTTTCATGCCTGAAAAGCTATTCGGGCGATCACCCCCGGCACAGGAGCCGGGCAGAGCGCATGTGCCATGTCGGGAAAGGGGCACGCGTTAAACAATCGGCTGGGACGGCAAACCTGCAATGGGGTTGGCAAAACCACGAGGTTTGATTGGAAAGCCGTTCCACCCGGCCCGATAAAGTCATTGACATCTTTGCCGCCCATGCCGTGAGCCACTAAGGGGTGGTTAACAACCATGAGGTTTGAAAAATCGTTTGGACATGGCATGGAACCGAAGATTTTCTGGTCCGCCTCGGGCGGAAAGGGTCGAGAACACAGGAATTCTTTCCGAAACGACCCTAATCCTGATGGGTGACTGGTGCGGCAGAAACTGACCGCGAAAACCCAAGGAAACTGCGGGAGCTGCGAGGATGTAGGTGACGATTGCACATAGCAGGAAAACAGTGAGCGAAACGCGATCCGCCCCGGGAGGCAAACTCGGCCTGGATCGTTTTTCGCAAAAAGGTGTCTTCCTTGCGTTGGGGGAGGTTTTTTCTCTTGACCCCAGCCTTTTAAATGGGTGACCCCAATTACTCGCCCATGATGCCGGTGGGTCTGAAAAGGAGCACCAGGATCAGGATGACGAAAGCAAATGCATCCCGGTATTGGGACAGTCCGGGAAGCGCCGCCACGATCAGGACTTCGCCGAGTCCGAGCAGAAAGCCGCCGATGACGGCGCCCACGATGCTCCCGATGCCGCCGAGCACCGCCGCGATGAAGGCCTTGAGCCCGGGGAAGACTCCCATCAACGGGTTGACCTGGGGATATTTCATGGCCCACATGATTCCGCCGGCGGCCGCCAGGGTCGATCCCAGCAGGAACGTGATGGAAATGACCCGGTCGAGATTTATTCCCATCAGCCGCGTGGTTTCGAAGTCCTTGGATGCGGCGCGCATGGCCTTCCCGACCCTGGTTCGATAGACGACGTAGAGCAGGCCGAGCACCAGCAACGCCGTGACGATGGGCGTATAGATCGTCAGCACCTGGATGCGCAGCCCGAACGCCTCGATTACCGCACTGAACATGTCGGGTCTCGGAAACGCCTTCGGAACGCCTCCGATGACCACCAGGGCGACGTTTTCGAGAAAAAACGACGCGCCGATGGCGGAAATGAGGAGCGAAATGCGCGGCGCATTCCGTA from Syntrophobacter fumaroxidans MPOB includes these protein-coding regions:
- a CDS encoding IS110 family transposase; the protein is MGLYAGIDLHASSNYLAIVDESGKRTLRCKLPNDGEEVVSALEPYRDQMMGVAVESTFNWYWLVDTLNESGLRVHLANPAAIQKYSGLKHCDDKYDAFWLAEMLRLGILPEGYIYPKEERPLRDLLRKRGHLVKLRTSLILSLQNIVARNRGLRVNANEVKRLKKNRIPPLLEENEDLAMAGRVSKETIDFLTRMIRDIEIAVARKTSLKDSYRNLLTIPGIGRILALTIMLETGPIGRFPKVGNYVSYCRKVGSRWTSNEKAKGKGNKKNGNKYLAWAFSEAAELARRFDPECRSYYNRKMHRSNFLVAHQALAHKLARAAYYLMKDNVVFMPEKLFGRSPPAQEPGRAHVPCRERGTR
- a CDS encoding branched-chain amino acid ABC transporter permease → MMMQQLINGVSLGSLYALVAIGYTMVYGILRLINFAHGDLLMVAAYAAIYGVAIFALPWYVGFPTAILITGAMGILLDRAAYRPLRNAPRISLLISAIGASFFLENVALVVIGGVPKAFPRPDMFSAVIEAFGLRIQVLTIYTPIVTALLVLGLLYVVYRTRVGKAMRAASKDFETTRLMGINLDRVISITFLLGSTLAAAGGIMWAMKYPQVNPLMGVFPGLKAFIAAVLGGIGSIVGAVIGGFLLGLGEVLIVAALPGLSQYRDAFAFVILILVLLFRPTGIMGE